A region from the Chelmon rostratus isolate fCheRos1 chromosome 6, fCheRos1.pri, whole genome shotgun sequence genome encodes:
- the mbtps1 gene encoding membrane-bound transcription factor site-1 protease, with amino-acid sequence MLLLPVWASMLLGMLVGFLPLVGMEPTGGAKSGSDQAPNPEPLPSSSGSNCSQLTLKLEFSSKVVEHEYIIGFTGYFSAKARSLYISSALRNAGDEALEWHIVPRENPASDFPSDFELVHIRQASPSSLLTLEDHPYIKRVTPQRKVFRMLKYVPSPEPAVPCNATRGTQKWQSWQSSRPFRRTSLSLGSGFWHATGRHSSRRLLRAIPRHVAQILQADVLWQMGHTGSGVKVAVFDTGLSEKHPHFKNVKERTNWTNEKTLDDGLGHGTFVAGVIASMRECQGFAPDSELHIFRVFTNNQVSYTSWFLDAFNYAILKKIDVLNLSIGGPDFMDHPFVDKVWELTANRVIMVSAIGNDGPLYGTLNNPADQMDVIGVGGIDFEDNIARFSSRGMTTWELPGGYGRVKPDIVTYGSGVRGSGMKEGCRSLSGTSVASPVVAGAVTLLASTVLNRELVNPASMKQALIASARRLPGVNMFEQGHGKLDLIRAYQILNSYRPQASLSPSYIDLTECPYMWPYCSQPIYYGGMPTIVNVTILNGMGVTGRIVDKPIWQPYLPQNGDHIDVAVSYSPVLWPWAGYLAVSISVAKKAASWEGIAQGHVMVTVASPAENDSEVGGELTSTVKLPIKVKIVPTPPRSKRVLWDQYHNLRYPPGYFPRDNLRMKNDPLDWNGDHIHTNFRDMYQHLRSMGYFVEVLGAPLTCFDASQYGTLLMVDSEEEYFPEEITKLRRDIDNGLSLIIFSDWYNTSVMRKVKFYDENTRQWWMPDTGGANIPALNDLISVWGMAFSDGLYEGDFTLADHDMYYASGCSIARFPEDGIVIAKNLKDQGLEVLKQETAVVERVPVLGLYQTPSDGGGRIALYGDSNCIDDSHRQKDCFWLLDALLQYTSYSMTPPSLSHSHSRVAPPTGTERPLPQRLEGNHLYRYSKVLEAHLGDPKPRPLPACPHLSWAKPQPVNETAPSNLWKHQKLLSVDLDKVALPNVRAYRPQVRPLSPGESGAWDIPGGIMPGRYNQEVGQTIPVFAFLGAMVVLSFFVVQLTKAKSKPKRRKPRIKRPTYLQQQQTTTGKNPTV; translated from the exons ATGCTCCTGCTTCCTGTGTGGGCATCCATGCTTTTGGGGATGCTGGTGGGCTTCCTGCCTTTGGTGGGGATGGAGCCAACGGGAGGAGCCAAATCTGGCTCTGACCAAGCCCCCAACCCAGAGCCCCTTCCTTCATCATCTGGCTCCAACTGCTCCCAGTTAACCCTCAAATTGGAGTTCTCCTCTAAGGTGGTGGAACACG agtaCATCATAGGTTTTACAGGGTATTTCTCAGCCAAAGCTCGCAGCCTGTACATCAGCAGCGCCCTGCGGAACGCCGGGGACGAAGCGCTGGAGTGGCACATCGTTCCCAGAGAAAACCCAGCCTCCGACTTCCCCAGCGACTTCGAGTTGGTCCACATCCGTCAAGCTTCGCCCAGCAGCCTGCTGACCTTAGAGGACCACCCTTACATCAAGAGAGTGACGCCGCAACGCAAAGTGTTCCGCATGCTCAAATATGTTCCCT CACCCGAGCCCGCCGTGCCCTGCAACGCCACCCGCGGGACGCAAAAATGGCAGTCGTGGCAGTCATCCCGCCCTTTCAGGCGAACCAGCCTGTCGCTGGGCTCGGGTTTCTGGCACGCCACTGGCCGCCACTCCAGCCGGCGCCTGCTGCGGGCCATCCCCCGCCATGTTGCCCAGATCCTGCAGGCAGACGTCCTCTGGCAGATGGGACACACCG GTTCTGGTGTGAAGGTGGCTGTCTTTGATACAGGCCTAAGTGAGAAGCACCCACACTTCAAGAATGTAAAGGAAAGGACCAACTGGACCAATGAAAAGACACTGGATGATG GTCTGGGCCACGGTACATTTGTAGCAGGTGTGATAGCCAGTATGAGAGAGTGTCAAGGCTTTGCCCCTGACTCAGAGCTGCACATCTTCAGAGTGTTCACCAACAACCAG GTGTCCTACACCTCGTGGTTCCTGGATGCTTTCAACTATGCCATCCTGAAGAAGATTGATGTTCTCAACCTCAGCATCGGAGGGCCCGACTTCATGGACCACCCTTTTGTTGATAAG gtgtggGAGCTCACTGCCAACAGAGTGATCATGGTCTCTGCCATTGGCAACGATGGACCTCTGTATGG GACCCTGAACAATCCAGCAGACCAGATGGACGTGATCGGGGTCGGAGGGATCGACTTTGAGGACAATATCGCTAGGTTTTCATCCAGAGGCATGACCACCTGG GAGCTGCCAGGCGGCTATGGCAGGGTGAAGCCTGACATCGTCACCTACGGTTCTGGTGTGCGGGGATCGGGGATGAAGGAGGGATGTCGCTCTCTGTCTGGCACTAGTGTTGCCTCTCCCGTGGTGGCTGGTGCTGTTACTCTGCTGGCCAG caCCGTCCTGAACAGGGAGTTGGTGAACCCAGCCTCCATGAAGCAGGCTCTGATCGCCTCGGCCCGCAGGCTGCCGGGGGTCAACATGTTTGAACAAGGCCACGGGAAACTAGACCTGATCAGAGCCTACCAGATCCTCAACAGTTACAGACCTCAAGCCAG TCTTTCTCCCAGCTACATCGACCTGACAGAGTGTCCTTACATGTGGCCTTACTGCTCTCAACCCATCTACTATGGAGGAATGCCCACCATCGTCAACGTGACCATTCTCAACGGCATGGGTGTCACCGGCAGGATTGTCGACAAG CCCATCTGGCAGCCCTACCTCCCCCAGAACGGCGACCACATTGATGTGGCAGTCTCTTATTCACCAGTGCTGTGGCCGTGGGCCGGTTACCTGGCTGTGTCCATCTCTGTGGCCAAGAAAGCGGCATCGTGGGAAGGAATTGCTCAAGGTCATGTGATGGTCACCGTGGCGTCGCCTGCAGAGAATGAT TCTGAGGTGGGTGGTGAACTGACCTCCACAGTCAAACTGCCCATCAAGGTGAAGATTGTCCCAACTCCCCCCCGCAGTAAGAGAGTCCTCTGGGACCAGTATCACAACCTGCGCTACCCGCCCGGCTACTTTCCCCGAGACAACCTCCGCATGAAAAACGACCCACTGGACTG GAATGGAGACCACATCCACACTAACTTCAGGGACATGTATCAGCACCTGAGGAGTATGGGATACTTTGTTGAGGTGCTCGGCGCACCCCTCACCTGCTTTGATGCCAGCCAGTATG GCACATTGCTGATGGTGGACAGCGAGGAGGAGTATTTCCCTGAAGAGATCACCAAGCTGAGGAGAGACATCGATAATGGCCTGTCTCTCATTATCTTCAGTGACTGGTACAACACCTCGGTCATGAGGAAGGTCAAGTTCTATGATGAAAACACCAG GCAGTGGTGGATGCCAGACACAGGGGGCGCTAACATACCAGCTCTGAACGACCTGATCTCAGTGTGGGGGATGGCTTTCAGTGATGGGCTGTATGAGGGCGACTTCACCTTGGCTGATCATGaca TGTACTATGCCTCAGGCTGCAGCATTGCCCGTTTCCCAGAGGATGGAATAGTGATTGCCAAGAACCTAAAAGACCAAG GTCTGGAAGTGTTAAAGCAGGagacagcagtggtggaaagggTTCCCGTCCTCGGACTGTACCAAACACCATCTGACGGGGGAGGTCGCATCGCTCTGTACGGTGATTCTAACTGTATAGACgacagccacagacagaaag ACTGTTTCTGGCTGCTAGATGCTCTCCTGCAGTACACTTCCTATAGTATGACCCCTCCCAGCCTCAGCCACTCCCACAGCAGGGTAGCACCACCCACAGGCACCGAGCGCCCACTGCCACAGAGACTAGAAG GCAACCATCTTTACCGCTACTCCAAGGTTCTAGAGGCTCACCTGGGAGACCCTAAGCCCCGCCCACTACCAGCCTGCCCCCATCTGTCTTGGGCAAAGCCACAGCCAGTCAATGAGACGGCACCCAG TAACCTGTGGAAGCACCAGAAGCTTCTCTCAGTGGATCTGGATAAAGTGGCTCTACCTAATGTGAGGGCTTACCGCCCCCAGGTCAGACCTCTGTCTCCTGGGGAGAGTGGGGCCTGGGACATCCCTGGAG GGATAATGCCCGGTCGCTACAACCAAGAAGTGGGCCAGACCATCCCTGTGTTTGCCTTCCTGGGAGCAATGGTGGTCCTGTCCTTTTTCGTGGTCCAGCTCACAAAGGCTAAGAGCAAACCCAAGCGCAGGAAACCCCGCATAAAACGGCCCACATacctccaacagcagcagacaacGACTGGGAAGAACCCCACAGTTTGA